The following are encoded in a window of Campylobacter concisus ATCC 51562 genomic DNA:
- a CDS encoding molybdopterin-dependent oxidoreductase encodes MNENRREFLKKGATAIAATPLLSSVTASNLFADGVKKSVLRDSEVITAAHWGMLKVTTKNGVAVKSEPIQKTSEIYNPLQHYTPDMIYKCRIKRPAVRKSYLENPDSPKPELRGKDEWVEVPYEEAIKLVARELKKTRAQKGLQSVFAGSYGWKSSGNVHNSRILLHRFMNLSGGFVGSLGDYSTGASQIIMPHVVGSIEVYEQQTSWPVVLENSKVVVIWGANPLATLRIAWTSTDEQGFKYFEELKNKKDIKVIIIDPIKSDTAQYFDNAQWIAPVPNTDTAMMLGMMHYLYESGKYDKNFIETYTTGFDKFLPYLLGKTDNTPKNLKWASKICGIDKDTLKELADTFVANRTMIMSGWGMQRAHHGEQPHWAMVTLAAMLGQIGLPGGGFGLSYHYSNGGAPTCKGAAIGGMNSASVGKFNDKGEFIGTDTGEFDKRGRFVAKAAAAAGTGQSWLQKATSYAFPVARIADALLHPGKVIDHNGKKITYPDIDFIYWVGGNPLVHHQDTNTNLKAWRKPRTVVVHESYWTPTAKMADIVFPVTTEYERNDITMTGDYSNMNIVPMKQVVEKYHEARDDYQIFIDLCKAYAKNLVVAYTDNGKDEFDWIKEYYDAAYAQVKAVPELTTDMKPFEEFWNENKPVTFASSQDSDSWVRFGEFREDPVLNALGTPSGLIEIYSETIEKMGYDDCKAHPMWFEPIEWLGMKDKPAKFHMISAHPTDRLHSQLSQTSLRDNYAIANREPIWINEKDAKELGVQSGDLVRVFNARGEVLAGAHVTKNIKEGVVKLAEGAWYDGFDSGICKNGSANVLTIDIPTSKLANGNISHTALVNIEKYKGDEALKLTAFAEPKISK; translated from the coding sequence ATGAACGAGAACAGACGAGAATTTCTAAAAAAAGGTGCTACAGCAATTGCAGCGACACCTTTGCTTTCAAGCGTAACAGCATCAAATTTATTTGCTGATGGCGTAAAAAAGAGTGTTTTAAGAGATAGCGAGGTCATCACAGCTGCCCACTGGGGTATGTTAAAAGTGACAACCAAAAACGGCGTAGCAGTAAAGTCAGAGCCTATCCAAAAAACAAGTGAAATTTACAACCCGCTTCAGCACTACACACCAGATATGATCTACAAATGTCGTATCAAGCGTCCAGCAGTTAGAAAGAGCTACCTTGAAAATCCAGATAGTCCAAAGCCAGAGCTTCGCGGTAAGGATGAGTGGGTTGAGGTGCCTTACGAAGAGGCGATCAAGCTAGTTGCAAGAGAGCTTAAAAAGACAAGAGCACAAAAAGGCTTACAAAGTGTATTTGCGGGCAGCTATGGCTGGAAATCAAGCGGTAACGTACATAACTCAAGAATTTTACTTCATAGATTTATGAACCTTAGTGGTGGCTTTGTTGGCTCACTAGGAGATTACTCAACAGGTGCTAGCCAAATTATCATGCCTCACGTCGTGGGTAGTATCGAGGTCTATGAGCAGCAAACCAGCTGGCCAGTCGTACTTGAGAACTCAAAAGTCGTAGTCATCTGGGGTGCAAACCCACTTGCGACACTTCGCATAGCTTGGACTAGCACCGACGAGCAGGGCTTTAAATACTTTGAAGAGCTCAAAAATAAAAAAGATATCAAAGTGATCATCATCGATCCTATCAAGAGTGACACAGCGCAATACTTTGATAACGCTCAGTGGATAGCTCCTGTGCCAAACACCGACACAGCGATGATGCTTGGTATGATGCACTACCTATATGAAAGCGGCAAGTATGATAAAAATTTCATTGAAACCTACACAACAGGCTTTGATAAATTTCTCCCATATCTACTTGGTAAGACAGACAATACTCCTAAAAATTTAAAGTGGGCGAGCAAAATTTGTGGCATTGATAAAGATACTTTAAAAGAGCTAGCTGATACATTTGTCGCAAACCGCACTATGATAATGAGTGGTTGGGGTATGCAGCGCGCTCACCACGGTGAGCAGCCGCACTGGGCGATGGTGACTTTGGCGGCGATGCTAGGACAGATCGGCCTTCCTGGTGGGGGATTTGGCCTTAGCTACCATTACTCAAACGGCGGCGCACCAACATGCAAGGGCGCAGCTATCGGTGGCATGAATAGCGCAAGTGTGGGTAAATTTAACGATAAAGGCGAGTTTATAGGTACAGATACAGGTGAGTTCGATAAACGAGGTCGCTTCGTCGCAAAGGCTGCTGCAGCAGCAGGTACAGGCCAAAGCTGGCTACAAAAAGCAACCAGCTATGCCTTCCCGGTAGCAAGGATCGCTGATGCGTTATTGCACCCTGGCAAAGTGATAGATCATAATGGCAAAAAGATCACCTACCCAGACATCGATTTTATCTACTGGGTCGGCGGTAACCCACTTGTGCATCACCAAGATACAAATACAAATTTAAAAGCGTGGAGAAAGCCAAGAACAGTTGTCGTACATGAATCATACTGGACACCGACAGCAAAAATGGCTGATATCGTATTCCCAGTCACCACAGAGTACGAGAGAAACGACATTACCATGACTGGTGACTACTCAAATATGAACATCGTACCGATGAAACAAGTCGTTGAAAAATACCACGAGGCAAGAGACGACTATCAAATTTTTATTGATCTTTGCAAAGCTTATGCTAAAAATTTAGTCGTTGCCTACACAGATAACGGTAAGGATGAGTTTGACTGGATCAAAGAGTACTATGACGCAGCGTACGCTCAGGTCAAGGCTGTGCCAGAGCTCACAACTGATATGAAACCATTTGAAGAGTTTTGGAACGAGAATAAGCCAGTTACATTTGCCTCATCTCAAGATAGCGATAGCTGGGTGAGATTTGGCGAATTTAGAGAAGATCCTGTGCTAAATGCTCTTGGAACTCCAAGCGGTCTTATAGAAATTTACTCAGAGACTATCGAGAAAATGGGCTATGACGACTGCAAGGCGCACCCAATGTGGTTTGAGCCGATTGAGTGGCTAGGCATGAAAGATAAGCCAGCTAAATTCCACATGATAAGCGCTCACCCAACTGACCGCTTGCATTCACAGCTAAGCCAAACTTCACTTCGTGACAACTATGCGATCGCAAACCGCGAGCCTATCTGGATCAACGAAAAAGACGCAAAAGAGCTTGGTGTACAAAGTGGTGATTTGGTGCGTGTGTTTAACGCACGTGGCGAGGTGCTAGCAGGTGCTCATGTCACTAAAAATATCAAAGAGGGCGTTGTAAAACTAGCTGAGGGCGCTTGGTATGACGGCTTTGATAGTGGAATTTGCAAAAACGGCTCTGCAAACGTGCTAACCATAGATATCCCAACAAGCAAGCTAGCAAATGGCAATATCAGCCACACAGCTCTTGTAAATATCGAGAAATATAAAGGCGACGAGGCGTTAAAGCTTACAGCTTTTGCTGAGCCAAAAATTTCTAAATAA
- a CDS encoding cytochrome C heme-binding protein — protein sequence MKKIIFSAIVACAAFGASVNYTDVVKDVYGDASSTKSIGRLLPTNAVEILQTSGDRAQIKVKGYQNPAVSNVVYFADGARIISVAFAKTAPFDIKVIKEGKNGKWNEVETTVFVQKDGFSTDVNAMFAKADKMYKESCGVCHALPQTTHFNANQWPSLLKSMIGRTAIEKKDEWLVVEYLQKHSSDVNLGK from the coding sequence ATGAAAAAAATCATTTTTTCAGCCATCGTGGCTTGTGCGGCATTTGGTGCTAGTGTAAACTACACAGATGTTGTAAAAGATGTTTACGGTGATGCTAGCTCAACAAAAAGTATAGGCAGACTGCTACCAACCAACGCAGTTGAAATTTTACAAACAAGCGGTGACAGAGCGCAAATTAAAGTAAAAGGCTATCAAAACCCAGCTGTTAGCAACGTAGTTTATTTTGCTGATGGCGCGAGGATTATCTCGGTGGCATTTGCAAAAACTGCACCTTTTGATATTAAAGTGATCAAAGAGGGCAAAAACGGCAAATGGAATGAGGTAGAAACAACAGTTTTTGTTCAAAAAGATGGCTTTAGCACTGACGTAAACGCGATGTTTGCAAAAGCTGACAAGATGTATAAAGAGAGTTGTGGTGTTTGCCATGCGTTACCTCAAACCACACATTTCAACGCAAACCAATGGCCGTCACTTCTAAAATCAATGATCGGCAGAACCGCAATAGAGAAAAAAGACGAGTGGTTGGTTGTTGAATACCTTCAAAAACACTCATCTGACGTAAACCTAGGTAAATAA
- a CDS encoding EamA family transporter, protein MKMPEWFIYAALSAVFAALTAIFAKLGVKDIDSDFATFIRTIVVILMLVLLLSVAKKWQPLSSLSPKNWLFLILSGIATGLSWLMYFKAMQVGKVYQVALVDKFSVVLAIILAVIFLGERLNLKEILAVCLIVSGVFLLIFK, encoded by the coding sequence ATAAAAATGCCAGAGTGGTTTATCTACGCAGCTCTTTCAGCTGTTTTTGCTGCACTTACAGCGATCTTTGCAAAGCTTGGTGTAAAGGACATCGACAGCGATTTTGCGACTTTTATAAGAACGATCGTCGTCATTTTGATGCTTGTTTTGCTTTTAAGCGTGGCTAAAAAATGGCAGCCATTAAGCTCATTAAGCCCCAAAAACTGGCTCTTTCTCATATTAAGTGGCATAGCAACTGGGCTTTCGTGGCTCATGTATTTTAAAGCGATGCAAGTTGGTAAGGTCTATCAAGTGGCGCTGGTTGATAAATTTAGCGTTGTGCTGGCTATCATTTTGGCTGTCATCTTTCTTGGTGAGAGGTTAAATTTAAAAGAAATTTTAGCCGTATGTCTTATCGTATCTGGCGTATTTTTACTCATTTTTAAATAA
- a CDS encoding Dyp-type peroxidase encodes MSVNSQEVTQTPGNNTVFQTWVLTADKKACKDGFAELCALVVNLNKTAKIRFGANENVNCVLGVGHDAWKKLEISKNLPKELVNFKAIKGDKHEAVSTKGDIHIHIRALNAPDCFDMAQAIKAVLFKFAELTDETQGFKYHDGRAIIGFVDGTENPEGEERDFFAKVGDEDAKFKGGSYVFVQKYFHNMKEWNATSVSEQEKVIGRSKELDIEMSEDVKPTNSHSAAANVGDDKKVVRGNMPFTEGSKTGTYFIAYASTFSTVELMLKKMFIGEPKGNSDRLLDFSTPVTGALYFVPTVDMLSDYEG; translated from the coding sequence ATGAGCGTAAATTCACAAGAAGTCACGCAGACACCAGGTAACAACACGGTCTTTCAAACATGGGTTTTAACAGCTGATAAAAAGGCTTGTAAAGATGGGTTTGCCGAGCTTTGCGCCTTGGTTGTAAATTTAAATAAAACTGCCAAGATTAGATTTGGTGCAAATGAAAATGTAAACTGCGTCCTTGGCGTGGGTCATGATGCTTGGAAAAAGCTTGAAATTTCAAAAAATCTGCCAAAAGAGCTTGTAAATTTTAAAGCGATAAAAGGCGATAAGCACGAAGCTGTTAGCACAAAGGGCGATATCCACATCCATATTCGCGCTTTAAATGCACCTGATTGCTTCGATATGGCTCAAGCAATAAAGGCTGTGCTTTTTAAATTTGCAGAGCTTACAGACGAGACGCAAGGCTTTAAGTATCATGACGGTAGGGCAATAATAGGCTTTGTTGATGGCACTGAAAATCCTGAGGGCGAGGAGAGAGATTTCTTTGCTAAAGTTGGCGATGAGGACGCTAAATTTAAAGGCGGTAGCTACGTTTTTGTACAAAAATATTTCCACAATATGAAAGAGTGGAACGCTACAAGCGTAAGTGAACAAGAAAAGGTAATAGGCCGTTCAAAAGAGCTTGACATCGAGATGAGCGAGGATGTAAAACCTACAAATTCACACTCAGCTGCTGCAAACGTAGGAGACGATAAAAAAGTCGTGCGTGGCAATATGCCTTTTACTGAAGGTAGCAAAACAGGCACTTACTTCATCGCTTATGCGAGCACATTTTCAACGGTTGAGCTTATGCTTAAAAAGATGTTTATCGGCGAGCCAAAGGGCAACTCAGATAGGCTGCTTGACTTTAGTACGCCAGTAACTGGAGCTCTATACTTTGTGCCAACAGTTGATATGCTAAGCGATTATGAGGGATAA
- a CDS encoding DUF4230 domain-containing protein: MSEYANLILAILLAVLAFAFYRSNKALKKAKDDSENLSVSTEISQLKSIGELSVFQVYSKEIVTKTDHAFGNFGKEYLRWLISEKKLSMIFEFEINFIYDLTSPKLEIMQIANSSYKIKMPPCKYKFSIADMKFYDEKNGKFIPFLLPDSLNGFFGSTFTEEDKNRLIEEARNEVKKMSVRLILQLQSKIHKSARDTLEAIAKSFGANKVEFIFDDNDEQISSQLNLENIA; the protein is encoded by the coding sequence ATGAGCGAATATGCAAATTTGATATTAGCTATCTTACTAGCTGTTTTGGCATTTGCATTTTATAGGTCAAATAAGGCGTTAAAAAAGGCAAAAGATGATAGCGAAAATCTCTCAGTCAGCACTGAAATTTCGCAGCTAAAAAGCATCGGCGAGCTATCTGTTTTTCAAGTTTATAGCAAAGAGATCGTCACAAAAACCGATCATGCGTTTGGAAATTTTGGCAAAGAGTATCTAAGATGGCTTATAAGCGAGAAGAAGCTTTCGATGATATTTGAGTTTGAGATAAATTTCATTTACGATCTAACTAGCCCAAAGCTCGAGATTATGCAGATCGCAAACTCTAGCTATAAGATAAAAATGCCTCCTTGCAAGTATAAATTTTCGATCGCCGATATGAAATTTTACGATGAGAAAAACGGCAAATTTATACCATTTTTGCTGCCTGACTCGCTAAATGGCTTTTTTGGTAGCACTTTTACAGAAGAAGATAAAAATAGACTAATTGAAGAAGCTAGAAACGAAGTCAAAAAGATGAGCGTTCGCCTTATCTTACAGCTTCAAAGCAAAATTCATAAATCAGCTCGCGATACGCTTGAAGCGATCGCAAAGAGCTTTGGGGCAAACAAAGTTGAGTTTATTTTTGACGATAATGATGAGCAGATCAGCTCACAACTAAATTTGGAAAATATTGCATAA